In Nitrospirota bacterium, the genomic window TTAAAGGTTCTTTTCTCCCGCTTAATGAGATGGGTGAAGACCTGAGGTCACACATCCGTTATCCAGAAGACCTGTTTGCATACCAGACAGCCCTTTATACTGTGTACCACATGGATGAGGCACAGATTTTCTATAACAAAGAAGACCAGTGGCAGATACCGGTTATTGCCGGAGGAAAGCAGACTGACACGTCATCTATGATGAGGCACATGATTATGAAACTGCCCGGTGAAATACAGGAAGAGTTCATCTTAATGATCCCGTTTACACCCAGAGGCAAAGACAACCTCTCAGCATGGATGGTAGCGCGTAATGACGGAGATTTTTATGGGCAGTTGATGGTGTATCGTTTCCCCAAACAAAAACTGGTTTACGGACCTGCCCAGATTGTCAACCGCATCAACCAGGACGCAGAGATCTCCCGCCAGATTTCTCTATGGGATCAGAGAGGGTCAGAGGTTATCAGAGGCAACCTCCTGGTAATCCCGATTGAAGAAGCCCTCATATATATCCAACCGATCTACCTGCGTGCCGAAGGCGGCAAAATCCCTGAACTGAAAAGGGTAATCGTGGCGTATGAAAACCGCATTGCCATGGAAGAGACACTTGATGCTGCTCTGTCATCAGTGTTCGGCGGCAGGGTCACTACAGAAAAAGAAACAGCCGGAACTGTTACCAGAGAGCCGGTAGTTGCGAAGATAGGCCAAGAGGCACTCCAACAAGCAAGAGACCATTACAACCGCGCCCTCGAAGCCCAACGCCGCGGCGACTGGGCACTATACGGCGAGGAGATAAGAAAGCTTGGGGAGCTGCTGAGGGGGGGAAAGTGATTTGCAAAGAGTTATGGCTGTAGACTAACACAAGTAGAGACTATGCTATAATAAATGGGAAAAAGAAGGGTTATTATTATTGGCTATTATTGATGTAATTAGAGAAAAACTAAGGAATCAGGAATATGAATTTGCTCTTCCACACTTCTTTGAAGAGTTGGCGAATGATAATCTTATTTTTGCAGATATTGAAATGGCCATTACCAATGGAGAAATAAATCGGAAGTTTACCAGAGACCCCAGAGGAACACGTTATGAGGTTGTTGGCCCTGCAACAGACGGAAGAAAGATCGCTGTCATTTGCAGAATCAAGAGCACAGGAAAACTATTATTAATCACAACGTATGCTTTGGAGGAGCGAAAATGAAGACAAGAGTTACAGGATATGATTACGGAGAATGTGAAATTTGCGATACCCCTTTGCAAGAGAGGTATATCAAACAGGATTTCTGGATTCATGGAGAACTAATTGTTGTGGAAGGCGTGCCTGCCGGAGTATGTCCCAGATGTGGAGAGAAAGTTGTAAGGGCTGCCGTGGGGCAATGGGTTATAAAGACACTGGAAAATTCAGAGCGAATCGCAAAGGCCCCAAGGATTTCGGTTCCAACTATTATTTTTGATGCAGAGGAAGCAAAAGTTTAATCAGCAGCCTTTCATCGAGGTTAGAGGTACGGAAAAATGATGCAGCAATCTATTGATACATATCCAGAGGCTGAAAATATTCAAATCTCTTTG contains:
- a CDS encoding DUF4258 domain-containing protein, translating into MAIIDVIREKLRNQEYEFALPHFFEELANDNLIFADIEMAITNGEINRKFTRDPRGTRYEVVGPATDGRKIAVICRIKSTGKLLLITTYALEERK
- a CDS encoding YgiT-type zinc finger protein — translated: MKTRVTGYDYGECEICDTPLQERYIKQDFWIHGELIVVEGVPAGVCPRCGEKVVRAAVGQWVIKTLENSERIAKAPRISVPTIIFDAEEAKV